In Anomaloglossus baeobatrachus isolate aAnoBae1 chromosome 10, aAnoBae1.hap1, whole genome shotgun sequence, the genomic window CATTATGAGCTAAGGTGCCATTGTATGCAGTTGTATGAGCGTGGGGGAGGGGGCCTTGTTCCTCTTATTAACGGTCTAAAATAGCCTATTTGCAgagagtatatataaatatattacgtgcaatgtttttattttcaattttatttttttaaaacaattaTTTATTGTATTATTTATTTCGTAATTTATTATGGTCAGCGTTTGATCTGTTTAGTTCACGGAGGGAACGGGGAGGAGTGGGGGTGTCTATGATATTTAACCTGTCCACTGCTGAATTAAATGCTGGGTCTCAGAAATATGTCCTGTTTTTATGTCTACCACTGGCGATAACGTATACTCATTCGCACACTTAGTCATTAGCTTtatgaaaaataaaagaaaaaagaatgtCTTAGAGAAATCGAATTTAATATTTGTACGATTCCACTATCCGTGACTGATTAAGAGGATGCTTAGTATCTAATTAGTGAGGTCGGAGGGGGGGGGGCATATTAGGGATTCTTTTTAAACAGACATAATACTGAAAGATGTATTATTTTTTTGGAAAACCATATGTTTTGCATGACTCTTCTTGCTGAGTAAAATAAGGGTAACAATCATGTCTGAGTGATGCTTTGTTCAAAAGTAATGGCATTGTAAAATTTTACAATCTGGAATTATTACTCTTGCTATATGTATATATTGGTGCCAAACAATGCAACCACTATCTACCGAAACTCCATATCACAAACACATTCTGGAGAACACAGTTCCATCTGGGTATATTTCCCAAAGTTAATTACGCGTTATAACTatgttaatggggttgtccagtcACCCCATACTGATGACTTATCACGTAGGACATTCATCAATATGTGATCGATGGGCACCCGACACTCAACACCTCCAACTATGAGTTGTTttcagctctggatgcaagcacctTGAATGGAGCAAGTCCAGCTCCATTCATTGAGTAGTCACTACTGTAGAGTACTGCGGAGCAGCCTATTAAAAAGAATAGTAGTGTCAGGCCCCCTTTGCTCTCCACCCCAGCAGCATTCATACATGTATGCCTAAATTCCCTCCCTAATCAGCCCTGTAAAACACTTTTCACTATAGGAGAATAAATggcgcagaaattctgcaacatcaaaagcttCTCGTGAGAATGTAGCCTAAGGCAGGTTGATCTGGAGAATTATATGGTTTGACTGCGGCTGTAACGTACCAGGGAGGAGAAGTCATGGGCGAGGACTGCAGTCCTCACCCCACCCCAGCACGCTACAGACACGGGTGAGGGGGGGGTTAGAGTGGTGCATGAagtgggtgtggaggtggtaccaCCTCGAAGTTGCTCATCTGGGATTTCATTTGGCTTCTCTGGATCCCATTCACTCTGACTGGCATCACGCACCGCACTATCAGTAACGAGTCCACCACCGGTCAAAACTGTAACAACTTTACTGTAAAAACACAGCTTCCACTTCATAGAGGCAGTTTTTACATCAGGGTGTTTCATAGGCATTGCATTCTTTACAGAACCCGGCACTTTTGCTACGGCCACCAAGGAGGGGAGGAATGGACACTCTATCTTCCTCTTTACTAACAATCCCGCTCCATACAAACGAGAGGACTCCTAGAACCCAGAAACCCTTATTCTCGCCGTTCCAGGGACCCCATAGGTCATCTGTCTGCACTACTTACAGCTGCCGGCCTAAGAAAGGGAAGCTCTCCTCTTTTTCTCTGTTTTACTGGCTGCACTTTCCATAGCTAAAGGGGTTCACACTTCACTTCAGTCTCCTTGACTCTTCTCTCTCTGCCTGACTCCTCCACACCACACTACTCTACTCCGCTGCATCTAACCCTGACAGTCCTTTCACTTCTTGTCACTACCTCCTATCTGCCTGTACCAGGAAGCTGCTTTTcctatatctcctctgtgctggtgACAGTCCTCCCTCTTTTAATCCACACCAGCCTGTTACTCCCTCACCTTCCCTTACAATGTGGGACCAGGAATTCAGTGACACCTAGTGACGGCCGGCCAAATTACACAGGAAAAATGCACACTTAAATACATCAGTCTAAAACCTCTATACTTGATCAAAACACTCTTCAAGGGCATCAGGGCACTGAACCTCTTACACAGCCATGAAGATACTTTCTTTTAATGCGTTCAGCAATATTAAAGCGCAGTTTTCAATTGTATGAATTACTTCTGTCTTGTAAACAATCCCAGATGTATGTAACTGATTTTTAATCTTAAAAAAAATTCAGTAACAAATCATTCTGCTATAAATTCATCCTTGACCTTTTTTTTGTTAAACTGATGCTGGTAGGTACAACTGCAGGAGCAGAgaggattaaagggaaccggtcaccatttTTTTTCAGtattaaaccaaaagtatcaccttctccagctcctgggctgcattataTTCCTGTGCAGAGTCATTCccagctcgcgcaggcgcagttcgctcttccCCATTGCGGGCCAAGCAGAAAACATAGTTGCCCTCGCATGAGCCAGTGAGGTCTTtgcacatgcgcgagattatggtctgCGATGTGCATGACGTCACCTGCATCATCCTCATACCCGAccataatcttgtgcctgcgcaaaCACCTCATCGGCTCGTGTTAGGGCAACTATGTTTTTGGCTCAGCCCATGAtggggcagagcgaactgcgcctgcccgAGCTGTGAacgactgcacaggcgcgagatttggcaGAGCAATCATGATAGGAGGACAGCGAACAAGgccagaaggagggacaggagccgaaaatgaGCATGCCCATCTGACCTGAACAGGTCATTAGCATGCGTGGTGGTCAAATTTTAtagttatttctggggtctgcaaggggagtcagcaataaggtgcaccttcatagaatgcagcccaggagctgcagaaggtgattcttttggtTTACTACtgaaaaaactgatgacaggttccctttaacataaatCTATAATCATCATTGCAGTAACTTTCAGTAGGTTTACAAATGCAAAAGAATGTATTTTTACTTTAACAAAGTTATCCACTGTAATCTCTCAGATGCTGGAAACCGTGAACTTGAAAACTCGTGGAAGTGTAAACTCTGGATTCTGGGGTGAGatcataaaaagtttaaaaaaccaGGTTTCCAAATCTCCTCCTAAAGTGGAAATCTCATGGAAGAATTTCAACCTGTACAGCAGTGACACCTATTGGTCTAAGAAATATAGTGTCAGCAGCATGGCAATGGTATATGACTAAAGAGAAATTCTCTCTAGCCAGTCTATCTATCTATGGGTCAGACAGACCATTCGTGCAACTTAAGCAGTCGCACAGGGCCCAACAGGTGAGAGGCCCTTTTCTACCTCCAAACCTGGTGAAATAGTGCATTATGTGTATTGTGATATGTGTTATTAATGACAGATAGTATTTTGTTGACATTAGAGAGCATTCAAGGTAAGTATACAAGAGCCAGATTACCCCACTCAGTTGTCCGGTTAGATGGCTGTAGACTCAGGAGGATCCGACACGGGAGGGAGGGGTGGAAGCACACCCAGAAATCAAGATAGAAAATAAGCGTTTTTCATCCAGCGTATCACTCCAATAAGCGGTCTTgtgaattaaaatataactttcattttagtatattaaaaaaaacatcTTGCGTGTGTCTGACAGGCAAAAAGTATTCTTAGATCTTGGCTTCAGACAACGCGTTTCAACGTGCTTGACATCTTCAACTTAGACCATGATGAAGACATCAAGCACGTCGAAACACGTTGTCTGAAGCTAAGATCTAAGAATACTTTTTCTGTCAGACACACGCAAGATGGCTTTTTTAATTTGCTAAAATAAAAATTAGGGAGCATTAGGGTTAATGTTTGGGACTATAGTGAACGGATAGAAACAGCTTTCTGTCAGGAGATCAGACCGGGCCCAGTGTGCAGTAAGAGCAGATCTATGGTCTGACTAGTGAGCAGAGCCGCGTGAAGTGGGTGTCCCTGACGCGAGAGGAGACCGGAACAGTGGATAGCGTGATGCTGAGAGAACGAGAAAAAAATTGACCAAAGGGCAAAGTGATCAACCGAGGACGGGTCCTAAAATGGGTCGCCTAGCAGAACGTCCACGAGTTTGTAACTCAGAAAAGTACCAGGGCCAGGATGGAACAGAAGGAGAGATGAAGAGAGTGCCATGGGCAGGAGTCCAAATGTCTCAGAAGTAGAAAAGCTGAAGACAGATCATATTGATAAATTCATTCCTGTAAGAGGAAGAAGATGAGGAACCTCGTTGAGAATAGGACGCTCACTAACTGAACTGTAGTGCTGAGGTGGGGGGTGGGGATGTAACTGAGACATTGAAGCCGTGACAGgtagactggaagaagaatggactGTGTTGTTGTAAGAGAAACGTTTGTGAAGCTGTGCACACGCTATATATTGTACACAATCCCTACCAAGTTATCGTCCAGTAAAGAGTTTATTTTTGATTGGTGGTCTCTCTCATTGAACTGTCCAACATCTGGTCCTTCCCAGCTGGAGCCAACAGCATCATGCAGCCTGCAAGGGCATAGCACAGCCAAAGTACAAGTCAACACACCCAGTCAAGACCCATCTTCATGTAACATGACGGGGTGTTAACGACAAGTACCTAGACCACGGCTACCACCCTGTGCTACGTTACATTGGCATTCTTCATTCAGAACAGTGCTCTGCGGAAGCCATTCTTAGGggtgctttgcatgctgcgacatcgctagcgatctcgttagtgatgtgaaattctagatcgcaagtgtaatcttttgcgatctagaatttcacattgctaatgcgatcgctagcgatgtcgcagcgtgtaaagtatcctttagggctactttgcatgctgcgacatcgctactgcgatatcgtcggggtcaaatcgaaagtgacgctcatccggcggcggtaacgacgtcgcaatgtctaaagcctagatgcgccgataaacgatcgcaaaagcgtcgtaaattggtgatctgtgtagcgtcggtcattttcataatgtcgcaccaataggagatacgatgttgttcctcgttcctgcggcagcacacattgctgtgtgtgaagccgcaggagtgaggaacatctccttacctgcctccaccggctatgcggaaggaaggaggtgggcgggatgtttatgtcccgctcatccccgcccctccgcttctattggccgcctgccgtgtgacgtcgctgtgacgccgcacgacctgcccccttaggaaggaggcgggtcgccggccagagcgctgtcgcagggcaggtaagtgcgtgtgaagctgccgtagcgataatgttcgctacggcagctatcacaagatatcgcatgtgcgacgggggcgggtgctatcgcgctcggcatcactagccgatgctagcgatgttgcaacgtgcaatgtACCCCTCAGGGAGAAGAGCACTGGTCATGGGATTACTGCAGGTAGCAGCAGTCAGTAAGTTATCGCCTATCCAATAATTAGGAAATTACCCTTTTAGTAAGTCCAAAAACAAATTGCCGAGGCCAATAAATAAATGTATCATTTTATTGTAAAATAACTGAACCACAATTATTATAAATACTTAAATAAAATAATAACACATCTAAGAACAGAATTTCCATTCAGATCTGACCAAAGCAcaagttatttttatatatatatttataaataatgtTACATATTAATATAAATAAAGATTGAAACAAAGACAAGATGAGTTATATGGAGATTGGCCGCTGTTGGTTTAGTATCAGTTTGTATATGGCTTGGGCTACACTATGGCTTTATGTAACACTACTCATTCATTGATTTTAtctattaaagaggaccaaccaccaggaattTCATATataaaagccagtgctatactggtgctatcatgctgattctatacatacccttagttgtgagatcgggtgtatagtttctgaaatacaggcaagtaaagtttgtgaaatgcactgttatttgattgatagcagctacagcatATCTAATAGATGAGTCAAGTTTTCCTAGTTATTCTCACCCCTGTCTGCCTGGCTGTCCTTTctcccccctgtctctgttattactgggggaggaaggacaggaggaggaaggacaggcaggcaaagaggggcaagaataactagcaaaacccgacccacctattagatattctgtagcacctatcatcaaatagtgcatttcacaaactttacttgccggtatttcagaaactatacatccgatctcacaactaaaggtatgtttagaatcagcatgatagcaccagtatagcactggctttagtttatataggaaaatcctggtggttggtcctctttaagtggaTGCTGCAGTCCACCCAATTTCTTTGAACTCCATGTATTGCTCTGGACTGCAGCTTTAGCGAAATAGTTGAAATCTGTCCATAGCTCTAAAAAAAGTCGCAGTGTAGTCTCCTGACCTAAAAGTTTCAATAATGCCTGAAGGGGTGCTGGACGACAGTATGAAGAACAAGTGGGCTACTGATGAATTGAAGCTGGCCACTACTAGCCGAGTGTGCATGTACAGACTAATACCGGGATGAGCGACACGTTGCACATTGGCACGACTCTGCTGAACCCATCTCTATTTCTTCCCATCGAGATGCCCCACAAAATAGTCGAACCTTCACCTGTAAAACAAAAAATAGTAATTTAATTTTTGGGGGGATAGAAATGGATTCAAACAAAAAAGAGTTAGCATTGTCATAAATTGTTAAAATGGCGAAGGGCTAATAAAAAGAAGCAACTTAGCAATGAGAATCTTTAATTCTACTGTATACTGCTCATTGTCCAGGTCACCAGCCACCACTACAGAATATCATCAGTGTCCAGTCTCCTGCAGGGACTCCAATGCTTACAAGCTTTTTACCAATAGAACTTAAAACCACTGCTCATTAGTTGTTGCATGTTATCATGTCAGGTCATCCTGGGTCTTAGTAAACATCGAAGTCACAAACAGGAGTGAAGACTGCTCTACCTGCCATACAGGACTGGGATGGATGCAGGGCCATGGCAGCGCCAAAGCAAGAGTGAAGACCGCTCCACCTGCCATGGAGGACTGGGATGGACGCAGGGCCATGGCAGCGCCAAAGCAGGAGTGAAGACCGCTCCACCTGCCATAGAGGACTAGGATGGACGCAGGGCCATTGCAGCACCAAAGCTGGAGTGAAGACTGCTCCACCTGCCATGGAGAACTGGGATGGACGCAGGGCCATGGCAGCACCAAAGCAGGAGTGAAGACTGCTCCACCTGCCATGGAGGACTGGGATGGACGCAGGGCCATGGCAGCACCAAAGCAGGAGTGAAGACTGCTCCACCTGCCATGGAGGACTGGGATGGACGCAGGGCCATGGCAGCGCCAATGCAGGAGTGAAGACTGCTCCACCTGCCATGGATGACTGGGATGGACGCAGGGCCATTGCAGCGCCAAAGCAGGAGTGAAGACTGCTCCACCTGCCATGGAGGACTGGGATGGACGCAGGGCCATGGCAGCGCCAAAGCAGGAGTGAAGACTGCTCCACCTGCCATGGATGACTGGGATGGACGCAGGGCCATGGCAGCACCAAAGCAGGAGTGAAGACTGCTCCACCTGCCATGGATGACTGGGATGGACGCAGGCCCATTGCAGCGCCAAAGCAGGAGTGAAGACTGCTCCACCTGCCATGGAGGACTGGGATGGACGCAGGGCCATGGCAGCGCCAAAGCAGGAGTGAACACTGTTCCACCTGCCATGGAGGACTGGGATGGACGCAGGGCCATGGCAGCACCAAAGCAGGAGTGAAGACTGCTCCACCTGCCATGGAGGACTGGGATGGACGCAGGGCCATGGCAGCGCCAAAGCAGGAGTGAACACTGTTCCACCTGCCATATATGACTGGGATGGACGCAGGGCCATGGCAGCTCCAAAGCAGGAGTGAAGACTGTTCCACCTGCCATGGATGACTGGGAAGGACACAGGGCCATGGCAGCGCCAGAACAGGAATGAAGAGTGGGTTTTTTTAAATTGCATAGATCAAGTATATACAGATGGATCCTTTAAAATCCAATccgttatttttattattatttgtgaAATCTGACATATTAGCTCAATAAGGCTCAGTTCACAtatcctgtaatcatctgttagagcggatcctgcagagatccgttgggaaaaaagttctgcaaacactttTTTGTCCTTTTTAAATAACTTATGTCTGCCAGATCCGTTTGTTTtaatattggagtctatggagaatggattcgTTAACAGAttactatttagccatccatttttcgTGCATTTGTAACAAATCCGTTGTTTTCTTACAGCGTCCATTacagatggaagataaatagcaataactgttttttttctccatagactccaatgttaaaaaaaaaaaacggatccggcagaaatcatttCGGCAACTGATCTCTGCGGGATTCATTctgacggatgattacaggacatgtgaactcagccttagttaTCTGCTCTTACCTTCTGTAGTTTGCCTATGGTACAGCATTGTGACACAGATGTTATATTGTGCTTGTATCCGCTGGCTGCCAGAACCGAATACTTGGATGGGAATGCACTGGATTCACAGTATCCCACACAGGCATTGATGACTTGGGTTCCTCTACAAGTCCCTTTGCGGTCACTCCTTATAGTAACATTAAATGCTGTGGTAAAGAGGAACAAATAATGATAAAATGTATAAGATTGTATAATACTATTCATCAACAGGATACTGTATTGTGGAGGGACATAATTCAGCCGCTGAAGCATTGGTTCTATGGCAGAATAACTGCCCAAGGCACATATCAATGAAATGTAAGGTAAAACTGGtctaaaaaaaacacaaatattatTACAAAATATTACAGCAATTTACATTCTGCAACAAATATAGCTCTCTGTTATTTCACTGTATTAATATTTTTTTGCCAGCACCCAACATCACAAAGAAAAAATATCATATTCTGTGGTACGCCATTAATGTATTATATATTCAGGTGTCACCAGTGAGACCGGCATCTGTGGAGAGATGGTGGGAATTCCCATACAAATTTATTATAACTCCTGCCCCCTCACAGCTGACAGCGGTGAATTTCGAGGTCTTGTTCTTCAGAAATATGCCGGTTTCATTGGTGGTACCCACATATTCTACAATTATGACATAATCTTaaaatatatatgtgacgcccctggactagtcagggcgtcacagggtactgcacttcctgcTCTTTGGTGCAGTATTCAACCACTCATGGTTCTGAATTCCCAAcctgtggtactgcctccatcagcatccaaaatcccaaccacacctcacaccacaccctgtcagacacaccagtgggctgctgagctggaatagggccgcccacctaggggtcaggcagactggtgggagggaagtagtcaGTCTGTAGTAGCACTCAAgacgtgaggagctggggagtgtgtggTACCCTGTTTATGGCAGGTtgcgtcgcagacggtggtctgggcccggaggagtcggagaccgatcgcagggtattgaggctgggtgtctAGACCTGGTCTCTTGGAGGacaggaggcatctgagtctagTAACCGGTCCGCGACcgaaagcacggcagggtacaggaccctaggccggggagtagcttcaggcaacccggcaattaacctgtagaggatagtgactttatggactgtccccaagaagctcagagatcaggggcactagcacaatgagggggatagggctttccaacccatgcagcccacagaaatcccaagcgtgagcccttgagagcacagctccactaccaaaaaGGAGGGAGTGGAgcccggacagctttacgccaacgggccacaaggacactttcaaatttgtgcaaggaggcaggctccggatcacctgGCAGTACTACAGGGGATACATACCCAgacaggctcccccaagagggcagtggcacccagagacttggttcaccttgttttCAGAGTCTGCTTTGCCGTCGCACTACCACcaatactgcctgagtgagtacatgatcctcccctgcttccaactggCCCTGCGCACCCCCACtccaccatcatccagagtcccggggcctctacccgtggagggaacgtgatctggctgccccgctccatcttcagcgggtactcccttcggcagcggcggtactcccttaccgcgaaccacgggtggcgtcacaaactagtaTCCCCTGTAAATTGTCCCCCATCTTTATATTTGAGTGGCCGCGAcccaccgggtccggagaccctcgagccacagcagcgaccccggatccgagcggttcg contains:
- the GPHA2 gene encoding glycoprotein hormone alpha-2, whose product is MYLASVSVFLMLTVLSFETKSIVATTPGCQLHPFNVTIRSDRKGTCRGTQVINACVGYCESSAFPSKYSVLAASGYKHNITSVSQCCTIGKLQKVKVRLFCGASRWEEIEMGSAESCQCATCRSSRY